Proteins found in one uncultured Desulfuromonas sp. genomic segment:
- a CDS encoding MBL fold metallo-hydrolase has protein sequence MRICQLASGSKGNSLYIESEKTRILIDAGLSALQISRRLEQIGVDADSLDAVFVTHEHSDHCRGLGPLSRRHKLPIFFHPDTHAAIVKLGKVEERFFAIGETVAFQDVQVRPFPITHDAVAPVGFVVDTCDGKIGVATDMGIATRLVQQSLQQCRVLVLETNHDEQMLRDGPYPWPLKQRIRSHHGHLSNSDGAQLLQKVLWEGLDAVFLAHLSETNNTPQLAQESVSGVLRAQNRCSPQMITGAPHVVSCCFEST, from the coding sequence GTGCGAATCTGTCAACTGGCCAGTGGTAGCAAAGGAAACTCACTGTATATAGAAAGTGAAAAGACCCGTATCTTAATTGATGCTGGTCTTTCTGCGTTACAGATCAGTCGTCGCCTCGAGCAGATCGGTGTCGACGCCGACAGTCTGGATGCGGTGTTTGTCACCCACGAACATTCGGATCATTGCCGTGGTCTGGGTCCGCTGTCGCGACGCCATAAGCTGCCGATCTTTTTTCACCCCGACACCCATGCGGCCATTGTCAAGTTGGGCAAGGTGGAGGAACGGTTTTTTGCTATTGGCGAGACCGTGGCATTTCAGGATGTCCAGGTGCGACCGTTTCCCATTACCCATGATGCGGTGGCCCCCGTTGGTTTTGTCGTGGATACCTGTGACGGGAAGATTGGTGTGGCGACGGACATGGGCATTGCCACCCGTCTGGTGCAACAGAGTCTGCAACAGTGCCGGGTGCTGGTGCTGGAGACCAACCACGATGAGCAGATGCTGCGTGACGGGCCGTATCCCTGGCCGTTGAAACAACGCATCCGCAGTCATCATGGTCATCTATCGAATAGCGATGGTGCCCAGTTGTTGCAAAAGGTCTTGTGGGAAGGGTTGGACGCGGTATTTCTGGCTCATTTGAGTGAGACCAACAATACGCCGCAACTGGCTCAGGAGTCTGTCTCTGGGGTGCTCAGAGCACAGAACCGTTGTTCGCCGCAGATGATTACCGGCGCTCCCCATGTGGTGAGTTGTTGTTTTGAATCGACCTAA
- the gap gene encoding type I glyceraldehyde-3-phosphate dehydrogenase: protein MATKVAINGFGRIGRNVLRIAQGHPDFDIVAINDLTDAPTLAHLLKYDSVHGTFAGEVKTEGDVLYVNGQAIKITSERDPENLPWQDMGVEIVVESTGRFRKREDAAKHLAAGAKKVLISAPGKNSDVTVVRGVNFDQYDPAQHDIISNASCTTNCLAPVAKLLLDSVGIVRGSMTTIHSFTNDQRILDLPHEDLRRARAASLSMIPTTTGATKAVGQVLPGLKGKLTGLSVRVPTPNVSLIDLVIETEKPTSVEAINTLMAQAADGPLNGVLEYCNEPLVSIDFNGHPASAIFDALSTTVMDETLVKVLLWYDNEWGYSARVVDLISHVARS, encoded by the coding sequence ATGGCAACAAAAGTCGCCATTAACGGCTTCGGTCGCATCGGCCGTAACGTACTGCGTATTGCTCAGGGACATCCGGATTTTGACATCGTCGCCATTAATGACCTAACAGATGCGCCCACCCTGGCCCACCTGCTCAAGTACGATTCAGTCCACGGCACCTTCGCCGGCGAGGTCAAGACAGAAGGTGATGTGCTTTACGTCAATGGTCAGGCCATTAAAATCACCAGCGAACGCGACCCGGAAAACCTGCCCTGGCAGGATATGGGTGTTGAAATTGTCGTCGAATCCACCGGGCGTTTTCGCAAGCGGGAAGATGCGGCCAAACACCTCGCTGCCGGTGCTAAAAAAGTGTTGATCAGTGCTCCGGGCAAAAATTCCGATGTCACGGTTGTCCGCGGTGTCAACTTTGATCAGTACGATCCGGCACAGCATGACATTATCTCCAATGCCTCCTGCACCACCAACTGCCTGGCCCCGGTGGCCAAACTGCTGTTGGATTCAGTGGGCATTGTCCGTGGCAGCATGACCACCATCCATTCGTTCACCAATGATCAGCGTATCCTCGACCTGCCCCATGAGGATCTACGCCGTGCTCGCGCCGCGTCGCTGTCGATGATCCCGACCACCACCGGCGCCACCAAAGCCGTGGGTCAGGTACTGCCGGGCCTCAAGGGGAAACTGACCGGCCTGTCGGTACGGGTACCGACCCCGAATGTTTCCCTCATCGACCTGGTCATTGAAACAGAAAAGCCAACCAGTGTTGAAGCGATCAATACTCTGATGGCGCAAGCCGCCGACGGCCCCCTCAACGGCGTCCTTGAATACTGCAATGAACCTCTGGTGTCCATCGACTTCAACGGCCATCCGGCATCCGCCATCTTCGACGCCCTGTCGACAACCGTCATGGACGAAACGCTGGTTAAAGTGTTGCTGTGGTACGACAACGAATGGGGGTATTCAGCACGTGTGGTTGATCTGATCAGCCATGTTGCCCGCAGTTAA
- a CDS encoding phosphoglycerate kinase, whose protein sequence is MLNKISVTALDLTGKRVFCRVDFNVPLDSEQTITDDTRIVAALPTIRYIIEQGGKLILASHLGRPKGSFKPEFSLAPVAPYLAKLLGQPVAMAKDCVGEDVKAQIAAMNDGDVLLLENMRFYPGEEKNDPTFCAQLAELADIYVNDAFGTAHRAHASTEGIARLLQPAAAGFLMAKELEYLGQALDTPKRPFVAVIGGAKVSDKITVIDTLLDKVNALLIGGGMAYTFLKAQGVEIGSSLVEPDQLDLARQLMTKAEKNGVELMLPVDHVTAKTFDKDAAASVYTNEAFPADEMGLDIGPQTAQAYAAKMTAAATVVWNGPMGVFEFPAFAKGTLAVAEALAKSEAISIIGGGDSVAAVNQAGLNDQMTHISTGGGASLEFLEGKTLPGIAALTDQ, encoded by the coding sequence ATGCTCAACAAAATTTCTGTCACCGCACTTGATTTAACAGGCAAGCGGGTTTTTTGCCGCGTCGACTTCAACGTTCCTCTCGACAGCGAGCAAACCATCACCGATGACACCAGAATTGTCGCAGCATTGCCTACCATCCGCTACATCATCGAACAAGGGGGAAAGCTGATCCTCGCCTCCCATCTCGGTCGCCCCAAAGGCAGCTTCAAACCCGAATTCAGCCTGGCGCCAGTGGCGCCTTATCTGGCTAAACTACTCGGCCAGCCGGTCGCTATGGCCAAAGACTGCGTTGGCGAGGATGTCAAAGCCCAGATTGCCGCCATGAACGATGGCGATGTGTTGCTGCTGGAAAACATGCGCTTCTACCCCGGCGAAGAAAAAAACGATCCGACCTTCTGCGCCCAGCTCGCCGAACTGGCCGACATCTATGTGAATGATGCCTTCGGCACCGCCCATCGTGCCCATGCCTCAACTGAAGGAATTGCCCGGCTGCTGCAACCGGCAGCAGCTGGTTTTCTGATGGCCAAAGAACTCGAATACCTCGGCCAGGCCCTCGACACCCCCAAACGTCCGTTTGTCGCCGTGATCGGCGGTGCCAAAGTCAGTGACAAGATCACCGTCATCGACACCCTGCTCGACAAAGTCAACGCCCTGCTCATCGGCGGCGGCATGGCCTACACGTTTTTGAAAGCGCAAGGCGTTGAAATCGGCTCCTCGCTGGTGGAACCCGACCAGCTCGACCTGGCCCGGCAACTGATGACCAAGGCAGAGAAAAACGGCGTGGAACTGATGCTGCCTGTCGACCATGTCACGGCCAAGACCTTTGATAAGGATGCCGCCGCCAGCGTTTACACCAATGAGGCGTTCCCGGCCGACGAGATGGGTCTCGACATCGGTCCGCAAACCGCTCAAGCCTATGCCGCAAAAATGACGGCGGCCGCAACCGTGGTCTGGAACGGTCCCATGGGCGTGTTTGAATTCCCGGCTTTTGCCAAAGGGACCCTTGCAGTGGCTGAAGCGCTGGCTAAATCAGAGGCCATCTCCATTATCGGCGGTGGCGACTCAGTGGCCGCAGTCAACCAGGCGGGCCTCAACGACCAGATGACCCATATCTCCACCGGTGGCGGCGCGTCTCTGGAATTTCTCGAAGGCAAAACCCTGCCCGGCATTGCCGCGCTGACCGATCAATAA
- the tpiA gene encoding triose-phosphate isomerase, giving the protein MRKPLIAGNWKLHNTVEQSCQLAQALVKDLSDVTETEIVIAPVFTALSEVGKICAGSPVQLAAQNCHCMDDGAYTGEVSVPLLADVGCSHVIVGHSERRQYFGETDHFVNVKARAIIKHGLTAIICVGETLEQRESGELFEVIAAQVRCALEEISAEQMSQVILAYEPVWAIGTGKTASCEEAEEVHAYIRGLLHGCYGSDIATKCRILYGGSVKPGNISELMAEDDIDGALVGGASLKAEDFSAIVRFKKSLKMAPQ; this is encoded by the coding sequence ATGCGAAAGCCACTCATTGCCGGTAACTGGAAACTGCACAACACCGTCGAACAGTCCTGCCAATTGGCCCAGGCTCTGGTCAAAGACTTAAGTGATGTCACCGAAACCGAGATTGTCATTGCCCCGGTTTTTACCGCCCTTTCTGAAGTAGGAAAAATTTGTGCGGGTTCTCCCGTTCAACTGGCGGCACAGAATTGCCACTGCATGGATGATGGCGCCTATACCGGCGAAGTGTCTGTCCCGCTGCTGGCCGATGTCGGCTGCAGTCATGTCATCGTCGGTCATTCAGAGCGACGTCAGTACTTCGGCGAAACCGACCACTTTGTCAACGTCAAGGCACGCGCCATTATCAAGCATGGCCTGACCGCCATTATTTGCGTTGGTGAAACCCTGGAGCAACGCGAGAGCGGTGAACTGTTTGAAGTCATCGCGGCACAGGTTCGCTGCGCGCTGGAAGAGATTTCTGCCGAGCAGATGTCTCAAGTCATTCTTGCCTATGAGCCGGTGTGGGCCATCGGCACCGGCAAAACAGCCAGCTGCGAAGAAGCCGAGGAGGTTCATGCCTACATCCGTGGCCTGCTGCATGGCTGTTACGGTAGCGATATTGCAACAAAGTGCCGAATCCTTTACGGCGGCAGTGTCAAACCCGGCAACATCAGCGAACTGATGGCCGAAGACGATATTGATGGTGCATTGGTCGGTGGTGCAAGTCTGAAAGCAGAAGATTTTAGCGCCATCGTTCGCTTTAAAAAATCTTTAAAAATGGCGCCGCAATAG
- the secG gene encoding preprotein translocase subunit SecG has protein sequence MIPFLLTVHVLVCIALIVIVLLQAGKGAEAGASFGAGASQTVFGASGGRSFMSKMTTFAAFLFMLTSLSLAYLYGKPGSDSLMPDQVQPVQTQQQQSAE, from the coding sequence ATGATTCCTTTTTTGCTGACGGTACATGTTCTGGTGTGTATCGCACTTATCGTAATTGTTCTGCTTCAAGCTGGTAAAGGGGCTGAAGCTGGTGCTTCTTTTGGTGCTGGTGCCAGTCAAACCGTTTTCGGTGCTTCCGGCGGCCGCAGCTTTATGAGCAAAATGACCACGTTTGCAGCATTTCTTTTCATGCTGACCAGCCTGTCCCTGGCTTACCTGTATGGCAAACCGGGCTCTGACAGCCTGATGCCGGACCAAGTTCAACCGGTGCAAACCCAGCAACAGCAAAGTGCCGAGTAA